CGCGCCCGCACCTCCATGATGGACAGATTGGGGGTGTCGTCGATGAACACCGGCAGCTCGCTGAGGCGGCCGATGGCGTCGGTGAGGCGAGGCCAGTCGTCCTCCGCCAGCATGCCGGTCCGCAGGCGCTGCTGGTTGAGGCGTGCCTCGGCGGCCAGCAGCCGCATGGCCAGCTGGTCCCGGGACATCTCCAGGCTGAAGACGCCCACCGGGTAGCCATGGGCGGCGGCGTGGACGACGATGTTCATCGCCAGGGTGGTCTTGCCCTGGGACGGCCGGGCCGCCAGAATGATCAACTCCGAGGGGTGCAGGCCCGCCAGCATGCTGTCCAGGTCGCGAAAGCCCGTGGGCACGCCGATGGTCTCGCCCTGGTGTAGGTACAGGCGCTCGATGTGTTCGAAGGTGTCCACCAGGACGTCGCGGATGGAGGCGTAGCTCTGCCGCCGGCGGTCCTGGGCGATGGCGAAGATCGCCTGCTCGGCCTGGTCGATCTGGACCTCGGCCGGGTCCTGCCCCTCGTACGCCCGCCGCGCGATGTCCGTCGCCGCGGCCACCAGGCGCCGCAGCAGCGCCTTCTCCTCGACGATCCGCGCATAGTGCTCCGCATTGGCGGCCGTCGGCACCGCGTTGGCCAGCGAGGTCAGATAGGCCAGGCCGCCGACCCGTTCCAACAGGCCCCGCTGGCGCAGGGCCTCGCTCAGCGTGATGGTGTCGACGGCCTCGCCCCGCTCGAACAGCTCGGCCGCCACCTCGAAGATGCGCTGATGCGCCTCACGGTAGAAGTGGGAGGGCTCGAGGATCTCGACGACCCGAGCCAACGCCTCGCGGTCGATCAGGATGGCGCCGAGGACGGACTGCTCGGCCTCGACGCTCTGGGGAGGAACCCGCTCGGCCGGTGGCAGGCTGGTCACGGCTTCACGCCTCCGGGCGCACCGTCACCGTGATGCGGCACGTCACCTCGGGGTGCAGGCGCAGCGCCACCCCATAGGAGCCCACCTGGCGCAAGGGCTCGGGCAGCTCGACCCGTTTCCGGTCGACCTTGACCCCGAAGGCGCGCTGCAGCGCCTCGGCCACGTCCTGGCTGGTGACGGAGCCGAACAGGCGGCCGTTCTCG
The sequence above is drawn from the Thermaerobacter sp. FW80 genome and encodes:
- the dnaB gene encoding replicative DNA helicase, with product MTSLPPAERVPPQSVEAEQSVLGAILIDREALARVVEILEPSHFYREAHQRIFEVAAELFERGEAVDTITLSEALRQRGLLERVGGLAYLTSLANAVPTAANAEHYARIVEEKALLRRLVAAATDIARRAYEGQDPAEVQIDQAEQAIFAIAQDRRRQSYASIRDVLVDTFEHIERLYLHQGETIGVPTGFRDLDSMLAGLHPSELIILAARPSQGKTTLAMNIVVHAAAHGYPVGVFSLEMSRDQLAMRLLAAEARLNQQRLRTGMLAEDDWPRLTDAIGRLSELPVFIDDTPNLSIMEVRARARRMKAEHDIGLLVLDYLQLMHTRGRVESRQQEISEISRSLKALARELKIPVLALSQLSRAVEQRQDRRPQLSDLRESGAIEQDADVVLFIYHNPEEAAENVVEIIVAKQRNGPTGSVKLYFLKEFGRFGNLDTRHALA